The Aspergillus luchuensis IFO 4308 DNA, chromosome 7, nearly complete sequence genome has a segment encoding these proteins:
- the YOS9 gene encoding PRKCSH domain-containing protein (BUSCO:EOG09264C3V;~COG:O;~EggNog:ENOG410PK6W;~InterPro:IPR009011,IPR012913;~PFAM:PF07915;~SECRETED:SignalP(1-23)), producing MPRRNQAAHILLALACASSTAWASKKAFNINDDLLAYPQFEVHFPDDYVLDSHARELLRERSDSSSTFADNQEKSAQVYLGRNTHDNNHATPRDGDDGFSYEEMLLGEQRFLCQIPRVDVDDRTNATGHPHEADEQKELARAMDRGLELLREMEGKCMYYISGWWSYSFCYKNQIKQFHALPSGSGVPNYPPMEDHTTHSFILGKFPQGEGDEDEVEGASDQKKAVTDVAELQTKGGSRYLVQRLDGGTKCDLTGRDRKIEVQFHCHPQSTDRIGWIKELTTCSYLMVIYTPRLCNDVAFLPPQQDEVHGIECREILEPEQVSDWEALREYQLAQRLVESAVLEEFPVVGDIQVGAQKLVGSEGKEIEKGRVAWAGEEIIEVVAKRENGEVQQLSREDLKKHDLDPEKLETLKKRLEEWAKGKDWTLEVISVNGERQLRGLVDDDEEEDNGEGSQEEMVSDAPSKETTEAETAGQEPQPQHQEEQQPLETDEAEEVSKKRVKDEL from the exons ATGCCTCGTCGAAACCAGGCTGCACATATTCTGCTAGCGCTGGCGTGTGCCAGCTCTACAGCTTGGGCTAGCAAGAAGGCCTTCAACATCAATGATGACCTATTAGCTTACCCTCAA TTTGAGGTACATTTCCCCGATGACTACGTCCTCGATTCCCACGCCAGAGAGCTTCTACGAGAGCGCAGTGATAGCTCTTCGACCTTCGCCGATAATCAAGAGAAGTCCGCCCAAGTGTACCTAGGCCGCAATACTCATGACAACAACCACGCAACCCCCCGCGATGGCGACGACGGATTCAGCTATGAGGAAATGCTTCTGGGAGAACAGCGGTTCCTCTGCCAGATCCCCCGCGTCGATGTTGACGACCGGACCAATGCCACCGGACATCCTCACGAAGCGGACGAGCAGAAGGAGCTGGCGCGCGCGATGGATCGGGGCCTGGAGCTCCTGCGCGAGATGGAGGGCAAATGCATGTATTATATATCCGGATGGTGGTCCTACTCTTTCTGCTACAAGAACCAGATTAAGCAGTTCCACGCCCTCCCTTCGGGAAGTGGCGTTCCCAACTACCCGCCTATGGAGGACCATACAACACACTCCTTCATTCTGGGCAAATTCCCTCAGGGAGAgggcgacgaagatgaggtaGAAGGGGCTTCAGACCAGAAGAAAGCTGTCACAGACGTGGCAGAGCTCCAGACGAAGGGCGGCTCCAGGTACTTGGTGCAACGATTGGATGGCGGCACGAAATGTGACCTGACAGGTCGGGACCGGAAGATCGAGGTCCAGTTTCATTGTCACCCTCAGTCGACAGACCGCATTGGTTGGATCAAGGAGCTGACCACATGCTCCTATCTCATGGTCATCTACACCCCGCGTCTATGTAACGACGTTGCCTTCCTGCCGCCCCAGCAGGACGAAGTACATGGAATAGAGTGTCGCGAGATCCTAGAGCCGGAGCAAGTATCGGACTGGGAAGCGCTCCGGGAGTATCAGTTGGCGCAACGACTAGTAGAATCCGccgtgctggaggagttcCCGGTCGTCGGAGATATCCAGGTCGGTGCTCAGAAGCTGGTGGGATCGGAAGGCAAGGAGATCGAGAAAGGACGCGTCGCGTGGGCTGGAGAAGAGATCATTGAGGTTGTGGCCAAGCGCGAAAACGGAGAAGTGCAACAATTGTCGCGCGAGGATCTGAAAAAGCACGATCTGGACCCAGAGAAGCTCGAAACGTTGAAGAAGCGCTTGGAAGAGTgggccaagggcaaggactGGACGCTGGAGGTCATCTCAGTCAATGGAGAACGTCAACTGCGCGGCCtcgttgatgatgacgaggaggaagacaacGGAGAGGGCTCCCAGGAAGAGATGGTCTCGGATGCTCCTTCCAAGGAGACGACTGAAGCAGAGACGGCAGGGCAGGAGCCACAACCGCAGCACCAGGAAGAACAGCAGCCATTGGAGACCGACGAAGCTGAGGAGGTAAGCAAGAAGCGGGTGAAGGATGAGTTGTAG
- a CDS encoding pirin family protein (COG:S;~EggNog:ENOG410PH6B;~InterPro:IPR008778,IPR003829,IPR012093,IPR014710, IPR011051;~PFAM:PF05726,PF02678), with product MKLLVSFFIAIIAIVLTCNTSTFFNQFTRYFTTTTSTTTTTTTTNPSNMSVPRAIRQAFLAIEQAEGAGARVRRSIGTRNLRNFSPFLMLDHFTIGKGAGFPDHPHRGQETITYLLSGGVDHEDFAGNRGTIGPGDLQFMTAGRGIMHAEMPHENPDGSPNVGMQLWVDLPKELKMCEPRYRDLRASEIPIAKADDGRVTVKVISGQSHGVDSVRDLAYTPVWLLDMTVKPGGRVKQVLPVGWNAFAYTLAGKTIFGSGGETKTIKEFHNVVFEQQGDYVEASVPENADEEGRFILVAGQPLDQKVVQYGPFVLNSEQEVYQAMVDFQTASNGFEKSRNWESEIGKRMAY from the coding sequence ATGAAACTCCTCGTTTCGTTTTTCATCGCTATCATTGCTATTGTCTTGACTTGCAATACATCTACTTTCTTCAACCAGTTCACTAGatactttactactactacatctaccaccaccaccaccaccaccacaaatCCATCCAACATGTCCGTCCCCCGCGCCATCCGCCAAGCCTTCCTCGCCATCGAACAAGCCGAAGGCGCCGGCGCGCGCGTCCGCCGCTCCATCGGCACACGCAACCTGCGCAACTTCAGTCCCTTCCTCATGCTGGACCACTTCACGATCGGCAAAGGCGCCGGATTCCCCGACCACCCACACCGCGGGCAGGAGACCATCACGTACCTCCTCTCGGGCGGTGTGGACCACGAAGACTTCGCCGGAAACCGGGGCACGATCGGCCCCGGAGACCTACAATTCATGACCGCCGGCCGGGGAATCATGCACGCGGAGATGCCGCACGAGAATCCCGATGGGAGTCCCAACGTGGGCATGCAGCTGTGGGTGGACCTGCCCAAGGAATTGAAGATGTGCGAGCCGCGGTACCGCGATCTGCGGGCGTCGGAGATCCCCATTGCGAAGGCGGATGATGGGCGCGTCACGGTGAAGGTCATCTCGGGTCAGTCGCATGGAGTGGATTCCGTAAGGGATCTGGCGTATACGCCTGTTTGGTTGTTGGACATGACGGTCAAGCCGGGTGGTCGGGTCAAGCAGGTGTTGCCGGTTGGGTGGAATGCGTTTGCGTATACCTTGGCTGGGAAGACGATTTTCGGGTCTGGTGgggagacgaagacgatTAAGGAGTTTCATAATGTGGTGTTTGAGCAGCAGGGAGATTATGTCGAGGCGTCGGTGCCGGAGAAtgcggatgaggaaggaaggttCATCTTGGTGGCGGGTCAGCCGTTGGATCAGAAGGTCGTGCAGTATGGCCCGTTTGTCCTGAACAGTGAGCAGGAGGTGTATCAGGCTATGGTGGACTTTCAGACTGCGTCGAATGGGTTTGAGAAGTCCAGGAATTGGGAGAGTGAGATTGGGAAGCGCATGGCTTATTAG
- the pmt4 gene encoding dolichyl-phosphate-mannose-protein mannosyltransferase (CAZy:GT39;~COG:O;~EggNog:ENOG410PGU4;~InterPro:IPR036300,IPR027005,IPR016093,IPR003342, IPR032421;~PFAM:PF16192,PF02815,PF02366;~TransMembrane:11 (i40-59o94-114i126-149o155-172i179-201o221-249i270-289o592-613i634-653o665-685i726-747o);~go_component: GO:0016020 - membrane [Evidence IEA];~go_function: GO:0000030 - mannosyltransferase activity [Evidence IEA];~go_process: GO:0006493 - protein O-linked glycosylation [Evidence IEA]) — protein MSSSPSPSLRKRGGKKESTPVPADKFSSPLSKATAPRSEWDYWLAISILTVLAFVTRFYKISYPNEVVFDEVHFGKFASYYLQRTYFFDVHPPFGKLLFAFMGWLVGYDGHFLFDNIGDSYIEHQVPYVALRAMPAALGALTVPVVFLIMWESGYSLPACVLSAGLVLFDNAHVGEDRLILLDASLVLTMALSILCYVRFYKLRHEPFGRKWWKWLLLTGVSLSCVISTKYVGVFTFVTIGSAVMVDLWNLLDIRRRGGALTMSQWGQHFVARAFALIIVPFFFYLFWFQVHFAILTRSGPGDDFMTPEFQETLSDNVLSAQSVGIEYYDTITMKHKDTKVYLHSHLERYPLRYDDGRISSQGQQVTGYPYNDTNNQWQIIPTVPLDVTDTSGHKVRNGDVVQLRHMGTDTILLTHDVASPYYPTNQEFTTVSHEIANGDRHNDTLFEIKIENGKPGQEFRTLSSHFKLIHMPTRVAMWTHTTPLPDWAFKQAEINGNKNILQTSNLWFVESIESLEEDSPRLVKEERQVKHLPFFRKYLELQRAMFFHNNALTSSHPYASEPFQWPFLLRGVSFWTKNDTREQIYFLGNPVGWWIASSLLAVFAGVIGADQLSLRRGVDAVEEIWGQGSRSRLYNSMGFLFLCWAAHYFPFWLMGRQRFLHHYLPAHLASALVAGALIEFIFNLEPLSVIQRVRSEDDPSGKAKASASVGRFVTAKERMGTKSLIAGWAATLVILAGTIYGFVFYAPLTYGTPGLDVPGILARKWLGYDLHFAK, from the exons atgtcttcatctccttcgcccTCTCTTCGCAAGAGGGGCGGCAAGAAGGAGAGTACTCCCGTTCCTGCGGATaaattctcttctcctttgtCCAAAGCGACTGCTCCTCGTTCGGAATGGGATTACTGGCTGGCCATTTCCATTCTGACCGTGCTTGCATTCGTCACCCGTTTCTACAAGATTTCTTACCCCAACGAGGTCGTTTTTGATGAGGTGCATTTTGGAAAG TTTGCCTCGTACTACCTCCAGCGCACTTACTTCTTCGATGTCCACCCTCCGTTCGGCAAGCTCCTTTTCGCCTTCATGGGCTGGCTGGTCGGTTATGATGGCCACTTCCTCTTCGATAACATTGGTGATTCCTACATTGAACACCAGGTCCCCTACGTGGCTCTTCGGGCTATGCCGGCCGCGCTCGGTGCCCTGACTGTTCCCGTTGTGTTCCTGATCATGTGGGAATCTGGATATTCGCTGCCTGCTTGTGTTTTGTCCGCTGGTCTTGTCCTGTTTGACAATGCCCATGTCGGAGAAGACCGTTTGATCCTTTTGGATGCCTCGTTGGTCCTGACCATGGCCCTGAGCATCCTCTGCTATGTCCGCTTCTACAAGCTGCGTCATGAGCCATTCGGACGGAAATGGTGGAAGTGGCTGCTCCTGACCGGTGTGTCGCTTAGCTGCGTCATCTCCACCAAGTACGTCGGTGTCTTCACTTTCGTCACCATCGGTTCCGCCGTCATGGTTGATCTGTGGAACCTCTTGGATATCCGCCGTCGTGGCGGTGCTCTCACCATGTCCCAGTGGGGCCAGCACTTCGTTGCTCGCGCTTTTGCCCTGATCATtgtgcccttcttcttctatctgtTCTGGTTCCAAGTCCACTTTGCCATCCTCACCCGCTCCGGCCCCGGCGATGATTTCATGACCCCCGAGTTCCAGGAAACTCTCAGCGACAATGTGCTGAGCGCGCAGTCTGTCGGTATTGAATACTACGACACCATTACCATGAAGCACAAGGATACCAAGGTCTATCTTCACAGCCACCTCGAGAGGTATCCCCTTCGGTACGATGATGGACGTATCTCCAGTCAGGGCCAGCAGGTTACCGGATACCCTTACAACGACACCAACAACCAGTGGCAGATCATCCCCACGGTGCCTCTGGATGTAACGGATACCAGCGGACACAAGGTGCGCAACGGTGATGTTGTTCAGCTCCGCCACATGGGCACAGACACGATCCTGCTCACCCACGATGTTGCCTCTCCCTACTACCCGACCAACCAGGAGTTCACCACTGTCTCCCATGAGATTGCCAACGGTGACCGACACAACGACACGCTGTTCGAGATTAAGATCGAGAATGGCAAGCCTGGTCAGGAATTCCGCACTCTGTCTAGCCACTTCAAGCTGATCCATATGCCCACCCGTGTGGCCATGTGGACTCACACCACGCCGCTGCCCGACTGGGCCTTCAAGCAAGCCGAGATCAACGGCAACAAGAATATCCTTCAGACCAGCAACTTGTGGTTCGTTGAGTCGATTGAGTCCTTGGAAGAGGACAGTCCCCGTCTGGTCAAGGAAGAGCGCCAGGTCAAGCACCTGCCCTTCTTCCGCAAGTACCTTGAACTGCAGCGTGCCATGTTCTTCCATAACAATGCCCTGACCAGCAGCCACCCGTACGCGAGTGAACCCTTCCAGTGGCCTTTCCTGCTCCGCGGTGTCAGCTTCTGGACCAAGAACGACACCCGGGAGCAGATCTACTTCCTTGGTAACCCGGTCGGATGGTGGATCGCCAGCAGTCTGTTGGCCGTGTTCGCCGGTGTCATCGGTGCTGATCAGCTGTCTCTGCGTCGCGGTGTCGATGCCGTGGAGGAGA TTTGGGGCCAAGGCTCTCGTTCCCGTCTGTACAACAGCATGGGATTCTTGTTCCTGTGCTGGGCCGCTCACTACTTCCCCTTCTGGCTGATGGGCCGTCAGCGTTTCTTGCACCACTACCTTCCCGCTCATCTTGCTTCCGCTCTTGTGGCTGGTGCCTTGATCGagttcatcttcaacctggAGCCGCTCTCGGTTATCCAGCGTGTTCGTTCCGAGGACGACCCGTCGGGCAAGGCCAAGGCGTCGGCTTCGGTTGGACGCTTCGTTACTGCCAAGGAACGTATGGGCACCAAGTCACTCATTGCGGGCTGGGCCGCGACCCTGGTCATCCTGGCTGGCACGATCTACGGATTCGTCTTCTACGCCCCGTTGACCTACGGCACCCCGGGTCTGGATGTGCCGGGTATCCTTGCCCGCAAGTGGCTGGGCTACGACCTGCACTTTGCCAAATAG
- a CDS encoding uncharacterized protein (COG:S;~EggNog:ENOG410PMH6) yields the protein MVALIPPPEPRTLLPPLLACLPTAFVSPQPPPALLPLLSPILRQRVKILSSVSASPTESWLRLLCWDAGQAERLQTLVDGATFEPHPVSGEIELPDELPVRYMRVDEETLRSRVILPEFSLKVIYLWCPDDQEGGGPAWRVAELLPQEGNVDDGEDWSVSIGEANARQKDRLLEDALKAGEAADQAKNQKEEEEEDDDDDYWAQYDATPGRTPANKTPAPNAVSSLQQSEADYFSRYGDVQPAMDNHDPEEDQPEVGPSSLNGDMLAKLLQRQFNGDEADKPTNTSNGVATNGDHAGLNHPRPSSISSASSEAVARLEQEAENQSAYEVGVKQHIGSSIKGLFRLAKATGISRSDFQSLVKTELELLNVSDDD from the coding sequence aTGGTCGCACTCATCCCCCCTCCTGAGCCCCGCACCCTGCTGCCACCTCTACTCGCCTGTCTTCCTACGGCTTTCGTATCGCCTCAACCCCCTCCGGCTCTGCTACCCCTCCTGTCTCCCATTCTACGTCAACGGGTTAAGATTCTAAGCTCAGTATCTGCCTCACCCACCGAATCATGGCTTCGACTGCTGTGCTGGGATGCCGGACAGGCGGAGCGCCTCCAAACATTGGTGGATGGCGCAACCTTTGAGCCACACCCAGTGTCAGGCGAGATTGAGCTCCCCGACGAGCTCCCCGTCAGGTACATGCGTGTGGACGAGGAGACCCTCCGGTCGCGCGTGATACTTCCCGAATTCAGTTTGAAAGTTATCTACCTCTGGTGCCCCGACGATCAGGAAGGCGGGGGCCCCGCGTGGCGGGTAGCAGAATTGTTGCCGCAAGAGGGCAACGTCGACGACGGTGAAGACTGGTCTGTGTCTATCGGAGAGGCCAACGCTCGCCAGAAAGACCGCCTGCTAGAAGATGCCCTGAAAGCTGGTGAAGCTGCTGACCAGGCAAAGAaccagaaggaggaggaggaggaagatgatgacgatgactacTGGGCTCAATATGATGCTACCCCTGGAAGAACACCTGCCAACAAGACACCCGCTCCGAACGCCGTTTCATCCCTGCAGCAGTCGGAAGCGGATTACTTTTCCCGCTACGGTGATGTACAGCCTGCCATGGATAATCATGATCCCGAGGAAGACCAACCCGAGGTCGgaccctcctccctcaatgGCGATATGCTGGCCAAATTGCTTCAGCGACAATTCAATGGAGACGAAGCTGACAAGCCGACCAATACTTCAAATGGTGTTGCTACCAATGGAGATCATGCTGGTCTAAACCACCCTCgaccctcctccatctcgtcTGCGAGCTCCGAAGCCGTGGCCCGACTCGAACAAGAGGCGGAGAACCAGTCGGCATATGAAGTGGGCGTCAAGCAGCACATTGGCTCGAGCATCAAGGGTCTGTTCCGACTGGCCAAAGCTACGGGCATCTCGCGCAGTGACTTCCAGTCACTTGTCAAGACGGAACTCGAATTACTGAATGTGTCGGATGACGATTGA
- a CDS encoding putative MFS transporter (COG:G;~EggNog:ENOG410PK0R;~InterPro:IPR020846,IPR011701,IPR036259;~PFAM:PF07690,PF00083;~TransMembrane:12 (i48-67o87-109i116-136o142-164i176-193o213-232i283-307o327-344i351-371o377-397i409-430o442-466i);~go_function: GO:0022857 - transmembrane transporter activity [Evidence IEA];~go_process: GO:0055085 - transmembrane transport [Evidence IEA]) — MDPNYSETVVVESHHGKVESTREAQGYADLDPEELKALETRIRWKTDLRLCTIAGILCSLNLLDSGILSSASVTSMPDDLDLVGTRYSVSVFIFTIASIVFQLPSTIAVRWVGPRIWFACIAFAFGLITMCTAFIHTWKEMIALRVLLGMSMSGIYPGLTYLISAWYPRREQQLRFALMQSGEVIGLATGYIVNYGLELLDGKAGMQGWRWMYLVQGLISCVIGIATYWWIIDFPENAHRSFCFMSELEARVAAQRIKADRDDIVPDPFSWRKVLAPFADPKLYGFACMYFLLNLVSTALNYFLPMILEDGMGFSSNASILLSTPPYYWAVIPVIFTSFVGDRLRIRGPLIAFNALCLIAGFLMFGLPSSTQVTVRYIGTFLATGAYVSNWAALNAFMANNVVGQWNRATTAAAVSACNGLGGVAGSYIVRQQEAPRYETAVWVSIGSHILMIALVCVFTLFFWHLNRQQKHKGKLIQNMVGFRYTY, encoded by the exons ATGGACCCCAATTATTCCGAGACGGTTGTCGTTGAGAGCCACCATGGTAAGGTCGAAAGCACGCGGGAAGCCCAAGGTTACGCGGATCTCGACCCGGAAGAATTGAAGGCTCTCGAGACTCGAATCCGATGGAAGACCGATTTGCGCCTCTGCACCATTGCCGGTATCTTGTGCAGTCTCAATCTGCTTGATTCCGGCATCTTGTCATCAGCCTCGGTTACCAGCATGCCCGACGACCTTGATCTAGTTGGCACGCGATACTCCGTCTcagtcttcatcttcaccatcgccAGTATCGTCTTCCAGCTGCCGTCGACCATCGCAGTCCGCTGGGTCGGGCCACGCATCTGGTTCGCATGCATCGCCTTCGCCTTCGGACTGATCACAATGTGCACGGCCTTCATTCACAcctggaaggagatgatcgCCCTCCGCGTGCTCCTGGGTATGTCCATGTCGGGAATTTACCCGGGTCTGACCTATCTCATCAGCGCCTGGTACCCGCGGCGGGAGCAGCAGCTGCGATTCGCCCTGATGCAGTCGGGTGAAGTCATCGGACTCGCGACAGGTTACATCGTGAACTACGGACTAGAATTGTTGGATGGAAAAGCAGGCATGCAAGGCTGGCGCTGGATGTACCTCGTGCAGGGCCTCATTAGCTGTGTCATTGGAATAGCCACCTACTGGTGGATCATCGACTTTCCAGAGAATGCGCATCGCAGCTTTTGCTTCATGTCCGAGCTGGAGGCCCGTGTCGCTGCTCAGCGCATCAAGGCAGACCGCGATGATATCGTCCCGGACCCGTTCTCATGGCGCAAGGTTCTCGCACCCTTCGCCGACCCAAAACTGTACGGCTTCGCATGCATGTACTTCCTGTTGAACCTGGTATCAACTGCGTTGAACTATTTCCTCCCCATGATTCTCGAGGATGGCATGGGGTTCTCGAGCAACGCTTCAATTCTCCTATCCACGCCG CCATACTACTGGGCTGTCATCCCCgtcatcttcacctccttcgtCGGAGACAGACTCCGCATCCGCGGCCCCCTCATCGCCTTCAACGCCCTCTGCCTCATCGCCGGGTTCCTCATGTTCGGCCTCCCGTCATCCACGCAAGTCACCGTCCGATACATAGGAACGTTCCTCGCGACAGGAGCATACGTCTCCAATTGGGCAGCTCTGAACGCCTTCATGGCGAACAACGTGGTTGGCCAATGGAACCGCGCGACCACAGCGGCGGCAGTGTCAGCCTGTAATGGCCTGGGCGGTGTTGCGGGTAGCTACATTGTACGACAGCAGGAAGCACCACGATATGAGACGGCAGTGTGGGTGTCTATCGG ATCCCATATCCTAATGATAGCTCTAGTATGTGTTTTCACCTTGTTTTTCTGGCACCTCAATCGGCAGCAAAAGCACAAGGGAAAGCTTATCCAGAATATG GTCGGATTTCgctatacttattaa
- a CDS encoding uncharacterized protein (COG:S;~EggNog:ENOG410PQ74;~TransMembrane:7 (o15-36i48-70o105-124i131-160o180-199i211-230o250-274i)), translating into MNARSDSDVPYNGDALIGVSVAIAVVQIVVVIARFYTRRRLQQLAFALDDYLILLALIASLGQSALYIILVKLAGVGHHMEYVEETPEKLVILEKGLYANEILDFPFTVTPAKISILVFYLRIFTTRSFKIMAYIVGAIVLGHGLGILFAAIFQCWPIAYVWDKTIEGGSCFNQLAFYRYVSPPNILTDVLILIMPLPYVWKLHTRKGQKLALTGVFLLGSLGTVASILRMTIFFQENATTDPTWTSTNLGIWTILEGGIIIIAACLPPIWPLIMRILPQQLRSKGSSQTPQRYYQRRYPTNQANGKTPEGFSRLGDNSQSRGSHVPSLGSQTIVARESEYYSENISLEEAVHGYRVVEREGP; encoded by the exons ATGAATGCACGATCTGATTCCGATGTCCCATACAACGGCGATGCGCTGATCGGCGTGTCCGTTGCGATTGCCGTTGTTCAGATCGTGGTGGTTATAGCACGCTTTTATACACGACGACGTCTGCAGCAGCTGGCCTTCGCTCTCGACGATTATCTGATTCTTCTGGCATTG ATCGCCAGCTTAGGCCAATCGGCTTTGTACATAATCT TGGTCAAGCTCGCAGGAGTCGGACATCACATGGAATATGTCGAAGAGACGCCTGAAAAGCTGGTGATTTTGGAGAAG GGCCTGTACGCCAACGAGATTCTCGACTTCCCGTTTACGGTCACTCCAGCCAAAATATCCATTCTGGTCTTCTACCTCCGAATTTTCACCACTCGATCGTTCAAAATAATGGCCTATATAGTCGGTGCCATCGTACTCGGACACGGCCTCGGTATCCTATTTGCAGCCATCTTTCAGTGCTGGCCGATAGCATACGTCTGGGACAAAACCATCGAAGGAGGATCATGCTTCAATCAACTGGCCTTCTACCGCTACGTGTCACCGCCAAACATCTTGACAGACGTCCTCATCCTGATCATGCCATTGCCATATGTCTGGAAACTACATACGCGAAAAGGGCAGAAGTTAGCTTTAACAGGAGTATTCCTTCTCGGCAGTTT AGGAACCGTAGCCAGTATCTTACGAATGACAATCTTCTTCCAAGAAAACGCCACGACCGACCCTACCT GGACATCCACCAACCTCGGCATCTGGACCATCCTAGAAggcggcatcatcatcatcgccgcctGTCTCCCACCCATTTGGCCATTGATCATGCGCATCCTCCCTCAACAGCTACGCAGCAAGGGATCATCACAGACTCCGCAGCGCTACTACCAACGCCGCTACCCGACTAACCAGGCCAATGGCAAGACTCCGGAGGGCTTTTCTCGACTCGGAGATAACAGTCAGTCGCGCGGATCGCATGTCCCATCGCTGGGGAGTCAGACGATCGTGGCGCGTGAATCTGAGTATTATTCGGAGAATATCtcgttggaggaggcggtgcATGGGTATAGGGtcgtggagagggaggggccGTAG
- a CDS encoding uncharacterized protein (COG:S;~EggNog:ENOG410PWT0;~InterPro:IPR001077,IPR036388,IPR016461,IPR029063, IPR036390;~PFAM:PF00891;~go_function: GO:0008168 - methyltransferase activity [Evidence IEA];~go_function: GO:0008171 - O-methyltransferase activity [Evidence IEA]) produces MSLDSQISELTSAVQSSRDGIDDSTRFKAIKAAQGLLAALGSPAETVIQDVVMNSVLLMALRMGVQLDVFKTIRDNQNHATTTQQIASESGASVVLVDQIMRLLAASGYVLEEDVQSYKPSPLTMVMAEPTFEATTRACFDIGNFCTTRAPEFFRNNNNQFPKSAKDTPFQLAMNTELSYFEWLGHNPSLAKDFQQWMTLKQQTTPNWADWFDIKSSITDGFNDSANNILLVDVGGGEGHYLHALNEKIPTLPGRLVLQDLPHVVSSIKSPPKGTDLMSHDFFTPQPVKGARAYFLHWILHDWADEQARQILTNIVEAMEPGYSRLIINEYIIPDRHCDFPTACMSIMMMVQVGAFERSEKQWRELLNSVGLEKIVFHQPPGGGEGVIEAVKSHK; encoded by the exons ATGTCTCTTGATAGTCAGATCTCAGAGCTAACAAGCGCCGTCCAATCTAGCAGAGATGGAATCGACGATAGCACCCGGTTCAAGGCCATCAAAGCCGCACAGGGGTTGCTGGCAGCCTTGGGCTCTCCAGCCGAGACAGTCATTCAGGATGTTGTTATG AATTCCGTCCTTCTTATGGCACTTCGTATGGGTGTCCAGCTCGATGTCTTCAAGACTATCAGAGATAACCAAAATCATGCAACAACCACACAGCAGATCGCCAGCGAATCCGGCGCAAGTGTAGTTCTCGTGG ACCAAATCATGAGGCTACTCGCAGCTTCTGGCTAcgttctggaagaagatgtccaATCATACAaaccttcccctctcacAATGGTAATGGCTGAGCCTACCTTCGAAGCCACAACTCGAGCATG CTTCGATATCGGCAACTTCTGTACCACGAGAGCCCCGGAGTTCTTCCgcaataacaacaaccaaTTTCCCAAATCCGCCAAAGACACACCCTTCCAGCTCGCAATGAACACAGAGCTCAGTTACTTCGAATGGCTTGGTCACAACCCCTCCCTGGCAAAGGACTTCCAGCAATGGATGACCCTGAAGCAGCAAACAACCCCGAACTGGGCCGACTGGTTCGACATCAAAAGCTCCATCACCGACGGTTTCAACGACTCAGCGAACaatatcctcctcgtcgacgtcggaggaggcgagggcCATTACCTGCATGCCTTGAACGAGAAAATCCCCACCCTTCCCGGACGTCTCGTCCTCCAAGACCTGCCACACGTCGTATCGAGTATCAAGTCTCCCCCGAAAGGAACTGACCTGATGTCTCACGATTTCTTCACTCCGCAGCCAGTCAAAG GTGCTCGGGCATATTTTCTGCACTGGATCCTTCATGATTGGGCCGATGAGCAAGCCCGCCAAATCCTCACCAATATTGTCGAAGCTATGGAACCGGGGTATTCCCGCCTCATTATTAATGAGTATATCATCCCGGATAGACACTGTGATTTTCCCACTGCGTGCATGagtatcatgatgatggtccAAGTTGGCGCGTTCGAGCGGTCTGAGAAGCAATGGCGTGAGTTGCTTAACTCTGTTGGTCTGGAGAAGATTGTTTTCCATCAGCCgcctggtggtggggagggtgttATTGAGGCTGTCAAAAGTCATAAATGA